TTCCGGTTACGATCCGATTACGCACACCGCTGAATTGAAGGTATGTCCAGTCCGGTTGGAACCGCTTTAAGATTTTGGGCACACAAGAAGCATAGGAGGCTCTCTATGAAAACGCAAAAGTACATTTATTGGCAAGATGAAACAGTTTTTATCGGATATTTGGAGGCGTATCCCGATTATTGGACGCAAGGAGATACCTTTGAAGCCTTAGAGGAAAACCTTCTGGATCTTTACAAGGAACTCACGAGTGGGGCT
The genomic region above belongs to Candidatus Poribacteria bacterium and contains:
- a CDS encoding type II toxin-antitoxin system HicB family antitoxin translates to MKTQKYIYWQDETVFIGYLEAYPDYWTQGDTFEALEENLLDLYKELTSGAIPCVRKVAELQIA